One window of Pyxidicoccus xibeiensis genomic DNA carries:
- a CDS encoding alpha/beta hydrolase: protein MARHDEGFFTGRDGTRLFWRSSFPDGEPRAHVAVVHGYGDHFGRYTYVAEALLADGYAVHGFDYRGHGRADGRRGYSEKWSHFVDDLDAFWARVRKDAGGKKTFMLAHSHGALMAVKWMGSHKVEGLSGLVLSAPYFKLAITPPAMKLLAARAVGRLVPWLALKTELTVEDLSKDPEVQRATREDPLYLTIVTPRWFLESTQAQGEAMLLAPKIQVPLFVLCGAEDGVAAPAAARTFFETATSADKKFKEYPGMLHEPLNEVGRAEVFRDISGWISAHL, encoded by the coding sequence ATGGCGCGCCACGATGAAGGCTTCTTCACCGGCAGGGATGGGACGCGGCTGTTCTGGCGGTCGAGCTTCCCCGACGGCGAGCCCCGCGCGCACGTGGCCGTGGTGCACGGCTACGGAGACCACTTCGGCCGCTACACGTATGTAGCGGAGGCGCTGCTGGCGGACGGCTACGCGGTGCACGGGTTCGACTACCGGGGCCATGGCCGCGCGGACGGACGGCGGGGCTACTCCGAGAAGTGGTCCCACTTCGTGGACGACCTGGACGCCTTCTGGGCGCGGGTGCGCAAGGACGCGGGCGGCAAGAAGACCTTCATGCTGGCCCACAGCCACGGCGCGCTGATGGCCGTGAAGTGGATGGGCAGCCACAAGGTGGAGGGCTTGAGCGGGCTGGTGCTGTCAGCCCCCTACTTCAAGCTGGCCATTACGCCCCCCGCCATGAAGCTGCTGGCCGCGCGCGCGGTGGGCAGGCTGGTGCCGTGGCTGGCCCTCAAGACGGAGCTGACGGTGGAGGACCTGAGCAAGGACCCGGAGGTGCAGCGCGCCACCCGCGAGGACCCGCTCTACCTCACCATCGTCACGCCCCGCTGGTTCCTGGAGTCCACCCAGGCCCAGGGCGAGGCAATGCTGCTGGCTCCGAAGATTCAAGTCCCGCTGTTCGTGCTGTGCGGGGCCGAGGACGGCGTGGCGGCCCCGGCGGCGGCCCGGACCTTCTTCGAGACGGCCACTTCGGCGGACAAGAAGTTCAAGGAGTACCCCGGCATGCTCCACGAGCCGCTCAACGAGGTGGGGCGGGCGGAAGTGTTCCGGGATATCTCCGGCTGGATCTCCGCGCATCTCTGA
- a CDS encoding bactofilin family protein, which produces MANTVIGSSIVIDGEISGDEDLVIQGTVKGKISLKESLYVEGSGVVEADIETQNVEIAGRVTGNISASDKVELKTDCRVVGDIKAPRILIADGASFKGNVDMDMKER; this is translated from the coding sequence ATGGCGAATACGGTCATTGGCTCGAGCATCGTCATCGACGGAGAGATTTCCGGAGACGAGGACCTGGTCATCCAGGGCACCGTGAAGGGGAAGATCTCCCTCAAGGAGAGCCTCTACGTCGAGGGCAGCGGCGTCGTCGAGGCGGACATCGAGACGCAGAACGTGGAGATCGCCGGCCGGGTGACGGGCAACATCTCCGCCAGCGACAAGGTGGAGCTGAAGACGGACTGCCGCGTGGTGGGCGACATCAAGGCTCCACGCATCCTCATCGCCGACGGTGCCTCCTTCAAGGGCAACGTCGACATGGACATGAAGGAGCGCTGA
- the bacN gene encoding bactofilin BacN: MATGETGIIGKGIVIKGNLTGGGDLVIEGRVEGQIALKNHLTIESTGKVQADIRAEELTINGEASGNIDASTRVAINASAKVAGDIKAPRIVIEDGAVFNGSIEMDVKLPDDI; encoded by the coding sequence ATGGCAACGGGTGAGACGGGCATCATCGGCAAGGGCATTGTCATCAAGGGCAACCTCACGGGAGGTGGGGACCTGGTCATCGAGGGCAGGGTGGAGGGGCAGATTGCCCTGAAGAACCACCTCACCATCGAGAGCACCGGCAAGGTGCAGGCGGACATCCGGGCCGAGGAGCTGACCATCAACGGTGAGGCGAGCGGGAACATCGACGCCTCGACCCGAGTGGCCATCAACGCTTCGGCCAAGGTGGCTGGTGACATCAAGGCACCGCGCATCGTCATCGAGGACGGGGCCGTGTTCAACGGCTCCATCGAGATGGACGTGAAGCTGCCGGACGACATCTGA